The Hirundo rustica isolate bHirRus1 chromosome 24, bHirRus1.pri.v3, whole genome shotgun sequence genome includes a window with the following:
- the IGFN1 gene encoding immunoglobulin-like and fibronectin type III domain-containing protein 1 isoform X2, translating into MNSHQPVKIFKKSSIPGVVITQFVNDVPQGCSTPDFEKKPLTLTLQEGKNAIFRAVVKGVPAPEVKWSRTLKGMDDPAKYEMSFNSATNEFILEIKSLVLDDSDLYRCCAVNAYGEASCSAGLRIIQVGFKKKAKYVPVHAADELKQILLASRKMLRKRVVAPKPKPLDKEAVWQLLLHADKRDYEKICMKYGIVDFRGMLRKLQEIRKDTESEQDKLVHSLKNFEHIRVNKEGNATFSLEMELKISSSNVYLLKDGERLRYGTGDEYRKHCLRRVGRRYYFTVNDVQPEDAGVYQVRVEDVPIFSTELDAQAIPVRFRQPLSDVRCAEAGDAEFQCVLCTPCHEPLWLHKSHPLQASDKHQISVTPDGLTHKLIVRNVGPSDSGLYTLDAGQGSSSAWLLVEYPKGKRRQDEGEKIERETSEWLKETMADNERARKLRRQEKAAEENRPSFSTSSGVEKSGWYRTDQGRGQGRGQGHSIDSDDGSQRFLGKEGLRKTHINGELGSGQFSGAGLDSDSAADDGSIFGLKGLGGRSGLKAVHGMDSVSGRAGPGGAVGGAGEWTSVDGRGEGMLGAVNVDMDDGEGLGSQHDEDGNLGDASYRAGFGGPGRLSGGSSVPDGLDPNLAGVAASVGGLFSRTGPGTGAGGNAVGAGMAEGLRSHHGKDGHPTMGDMNGAGINREGQTGTPYGKDGLTPHASGQLGQAGRSVSLYGPGRLPGGDGAIPGAGKNSTGEMEALYGPKGQTLGAGAGGAGAGGFGSPYGKDGLPAGAGFGGVGAGELGALYGKDGLPAGAGFGGVGAGELGAPYGKDGLPAGAGFGGSGDAGGLGSPYGKDGLPAGAGFGGAGGAGGLGAPYGKDGLPAGAGFGGAGAGELGSPYGKDGLPIGAGVGGSGGAGGLGSPYGKDGLPVGAGFGGAGGAGGLGAPYGKDGLPAGAGFGGSGDAGGLGSPYGKDGLPAGAGFGGAGGAGGLGAPYGKDGLPAGAGFGGAGAGELGAPYGKDGLPIGAGVGGSGGAGGLGSPYGKDGLPVGAGFGGAGGAGGLGAPYGKDGLPAGAGFGGVGAGGLGFPYGKDGLPVGAGVGGAGGAGGLGFPYGKDGLPIGAGVGGSGGAGGLGSPYGKDGLPAGAGGVGAGGLEAPYGKDGLPAGAGVGGADVAGVGGFGAPYGKNSLPAGAGVGGIGAGRLGYPYGKDGLPDGSGAGGAGGGFGGAGSPYGMDGFPAGAGAEGTGAGGLGAPCRKDGLPAGAGASGAAGFGEALDDSRPLGAGVGGTAGAGAGGLGSPYGKDGLPAGAGFGGPGAGLGAPYGKDGLPAGAGFGGVGAGELGAPYGKDGLPIGAGVGGSGGAGGLGSPYGKDGLPAGAGFGGPGAGLGAPYGKDGLPAGAGGAGAGGLGKALYGPDGQPLGAGVGGAGGVPSYGKDGLRVGVGAGGGGGPYGKDGLPVGAGVGGAGGVPSYGMDGLPVGAGVGAGGGGGPYGKDGLPVGVGVGGAGGVPSYGKDGLPAGAGAGGAGAIGGPYGKDGLPVGAGAGGAGAIGGPYGKDGLPVGAGAGGAGAVGGPYGKDGLPVGAGAGGAGAIGGPYGKDGLPVGAGAGVGGAGAVGGPYGKDGLPVGAGAGVGGAGAVGGPYGKDGLPVSAGAGVGGAGAVGGPYGKDGLPAGAGAGGAGGVPSYGKDGLPVSAGAGVGGAGAVGGPYGKDGLPVGGGVGGSGGVPSYGKDGLSVGAGVGGAAGEGGAGAPYGKDGLPAGTGHGGAGGVGGPCGKDGLLAGAVAGAARFPLGGEEAMASGHGVDAMLSRAPGYAGGAGGEGFSREGSALWGAGSPYGKDRGSAGAMAGAGGVGRLGGDEWDLVHGKGGVGGAGGPGGEYGLDAHLGRPSRGETGKGTASDVRGPGNKGSAGDREYLSGPEGARREGRDFSQLGSLYDTNSAFGGAGSKFHDRSVDGSSSGGFGQGPLSYGQMPGPLGGPPSANQRNQEPDLDLKANDSLKNTESTGQKRQSILDNLKVPRCYLNKQLATVRVLKGDPAELSCTVSKDNVTGVWFKDGLKLTSMDGVIFEKKGLVHKLIINKAEDIHAGKYRFEGGDVKTEASIFVEDPPRVDKVLLKNLSSVPTVAKAGEGVKLQIPFEGRWPIRAAWLKDRMELGNDTRIRVDKTDTCTTLSISSCDRTDCGDYKVRLKNDSGVLEINLKLVVIDKPQPPAGPIKIVESSADNITIEWKPPKDDGGKPVQRYIVERQQVGRNDWETLGETPRSCTSFTTSRVEEEMSYYFRVRAMNAEGVSDALESGEVKAAGKACPGAPDPPEIISVSRDAITISWKAPGKTGASQIMGYVVQKRKKGTVTWLPVTNGPVKDKKLKVTNLKKGVQYEFRVAAVNTAGTGQPSDPSEPAFARDPTKSPGQVQDLKVSSSDSTSVTLTWNKPEVQDGIEVKGYEVEMKPCNSLSWTKCFTLPAQSTSCRVQGLQAGGKLLLRVRALSDSGPGEASELEARAGAAPVVSPRLLIDDTVKSFLIIKAGNPIRVKIPFEGSPEPVVTWLKDGLPLPSRADVSTEDGITQLLLRAAEFCDSGTYTVELGDGLGERETFSFQVQVRDIPQPPGAIRLEENVPNTVTVTWDPSASERWEKNLYYTILKRESQKGLWHVLGDLIYNNKFTFTRVVPGRDYYFRVVAKNDLGASDPSETVQPWRISKKKAEFQVKEQKYRGVNQNQPPRFLVPLKSHVVVTGSECHMSCAVGGHPPPKITWYKDSRDLSGDPNYFCTNDFGVCSLVVLGVTKQDEGEYMVEASNGVGRAFSRAFLAIKDSSL; encoded by the exons ATGAACAGCCATCAGCCAG TAAAAATCTTCAAGAAATCTTCTATCCCAGGAGTTGTTATCACTCAGTTTGTGAATGATGTTCCACAAGGATGCAGTACACCCGATTTTGAGAAGAAACCACTCACTCTGACACTTCAGGAAG gtaaaaatgccattttcagagctgtggtcaaaggtgtcccagcccctgAGGTGAAATGGTCACGTACACTAAAAGGAATGGACGATCCTGCCAAATATGAAATGTCCTTCAACAGTGCTACAAATGAATTCATTCTGGAG ATCAAGAGCCTGGTTCTGGATGACAGTGATTTGTATCGCTGCTGTGCTGTCAATGCCTATGGAGAGGCCTCGTGCTCCGCTGGCCTCAGGATCATCCAAG TTGGCTTTAAGAAGAAGGCAAAATATGTTCCTGTTCATGCTGCTGATG AGCTCAAGCAGATACTCCTGGCCTCCAGGAAGATGCTGAGGAAGAG GGTTGTAGCACCAAAACCAAAGCCCCTGGACAAAGAAGCTGTGTGGCAGCTGTTGCTGCATGCAGATAAGAGAGATTATGAGAAAATCTGTATGAAATATGGAATTGTTGACTTCCGTGGGAtgctgaggaagctgcaggagaTAAGGAAGGACACAGAGAGTGAACAAGACAAG TTAGTTCACAGTCTCAAAAACTTTGAACACATCAGAGTCAACAAGGAGGGAAATGCTACGTTCAGCCTGGAGATGGAGCTGAAAATCAGCAGCAGCAACGTTTACCTGCTCAAA gacGGCGAGCGGCTCCGGTACGGGACAGGGGATGAGTACAGGAAGCACTGCCTGAGGAGAGTTGGGAGAAGGTACTACTTCACTGTCAATGATGTGCAGCCAGAGGACGCAGGGGTGTACCAGGTTAGGGTGGAGGACGTCCCTATCTTCTCAACTGAACTGGATGCTCAAG CCATCCCGGTGCGGTTCCGGCAGCCGCTCTCCGACGTGCGCTGTGCTGAGGCCGGGGACGCCGAGTTCCAGTGTGTGCTGTGCACGCCCTGCCACGAGCCCCTGTGGCTGCACAAAAGCCACCCCCTCCAGGCCAGTGACAAGCACCAGATCTCCGTGACGCCTGATGGTCTGACCCACAAGCTGATTGTCAGGAACGTGGGACCCTCGGACAGCGGCCTGTACACACTTGATGCGGGACAGGGCTCCTCCAGTGCCTGGCTCCTCGTGGAGT ATCccaaaggaaagaggagacaGGATGAAGGAGAAAAGATTGAAAGGGAGACATCTGAGTGGCTGAAAGAAACAATGGCAGACAACGAAAGGGCAAGGAAGCTTCGTCGCCAAGAAAAAGCTGCTGAGGAAAATCGTCCTTCCTTTTCCACATCTTCTGGTGTGGAGAAAAGTGGCTGGTACAGAACAGATCAAGGCAGGGGCCAAGGCAGGGGCCAAGGACACTCCATTGATTCTGATGATGGAAGCCAAAGGTTTTTGGGAAAAGAAGGGCTACGCAAAACCCACATAAACGGAGAGCTGGGGTCTGGGCAGTTTTCTGGAGCAGGTCTAGATAGTGACTCAGCAGCCGATGATGGCAGCATCTTTGGACTAAAAGGCTTAGGAGGCAGAAGTGGGTTAAAGGCTGTCCATGGCATGGATTCTGTGTCAGGCAGAGCAGGTCCTGGTGGTGCAGTAGGAGGGGCAGGTGAATGGACTTCTGTGGATGGCAGAGGTGAAGGTATGCTAGGTGCTGTTAACGTTGACATGGATGATGGAGAAGGTTTGGGTTCTCAGCATGACGAGGATGGGAATTTAGGTGATGCCAGTTACAGAGCTGGTTTTGGGGGTCCTGGGAGGTTGAGTGGTGGAAGTTCTGTGCCAGATGGGCTTGATCCTAATTTAGCTGGAGTTGCAGCTAGTGTGGGTGGTCTGTTCAGCAGGACTGGTCCAGGAACTGGAGCTGGGGGGAATGCTGTAGGTGCTGGAATGGCAGAAGGATTGAGGTCCCACCATGGCAAGGATGGGCATCCCACCATGGGTGATATGAATGGAGCAGGTATTAACAGAGAGGGACAAACTGGGACTCCCTATGGCAAGGATGGCCTGACACCTCATGCCAGTGGTCAGTTAGGGCAGGCAGGAAGATCTGTCTCACTGTATGGGCCAGGACGCCTTCCAGGTGGAGATGGGGCTATACCTGGTGCAGgcaaaaattccacaggagaaATGGAGGCTTTGTATGGTCCAAAGGGTCAAACACTGGGAGCAGGTGCTGGTGGAGCTGGTGCAGGGGGATTTGGATCTCCCTATGGAAAGGATGGtctcccagctggggctggttttggtggtgttggTGCAGGAGAACTTGGAGCTCTCTATGGGAAGGATGGTCTAccagctggggctggttttggtggtgttggTGCAGGAGAACTTGGAGCTCCCTATGGGAAGGATGGtctcccagctggggctggttttGGTGGGTCTGGTGATGCAGGGGGACTTGGATCTCCCTATGGAAAGGATGGTCTAccagctggggctggttttGGTGGGGCTGGTGGTGCAGGGGGACTTGGAGCTCCCTATGGAAAGGATGGtctcccagctggggctggttttgggggggCTGGTGCAGGAGAACTTGGATCTCCCTATGGAAAGGATGGTCTTCCCATTGGAGCAGGTGTTGGTGGGTCTGGGGGCGCAGGGGGACTTGGATCTCCCTATGGAAAGGATGGTCTCCCAGTTGGAGCTGGTTttggtggggctgggggtgcaggaggaCTTGGAGCTCCCTATGGGAAGGATGGtctcccagctggggctggttttGGTGGGTCTGGTGATGCAGGGGGACTTGGATCTCCCTATGGAAAGGATGGTCTAccagctggggctggttttGGTGGGGCTGGTGGTGCAGGGGGACTTGGAGCTCCCTATGGAAAGGATGGtctcccagctggggctggttttgggggggCTGGTGCAGGAGAACTTGGAGCTCCCTATGGAAAGGATGGTCTTCCCATTGGAGCAGGTGTTGGTGGATCTGGGGGCGCAGGGGGACTTGGATCTCCCTATGGAAAGGATGGTCTCCCAGTTGGAGCTGGTTttggtggggctgggggtgcaggaggaCTTGGAGCTCCCTATGGGAAGGATGGtctcccagctggggctggttttggtggtgttggTGCAGGAGGACTTGGATTTCCCTATGGAAAGGACGGTCTTCCCGTTGGAGCAGGTGTTGGTGGGGCTGGTGGGGCAGGGGGACTTGGATTTCCCTATGGAAAGGATGGTCTTCCCATTGGAGCAGGTGTTGGTGGGTCTGGTGGTGCAGGGGGACTTGGATCTCCCTATGGGAAGGATGGtctcccagctggggctggtggtGTTGGTGCAGGAGGACTTGAAGCTCCCTATGGAAAGGATGgcctcccagctggagctggtgtTGGTGGGGCTGATGTAGCTGGTGTAGGGGGATTTGGAGCTCCCTATGGGAAGAACAGtctcccagctggggctggtgtTGGTGGTATTGGTGCAGGGAGACTTGGTTATCCATATGGAAAGGATGGACTCCCTGATGGATCAGGAGCTGGTGGAGCAGGTGGTGGTTTTGGAGGTGCTGGATCTCCTTATGGAATGGATGGttttccagctggagcaggtgcTGAAGGGACTGGTGCAGGGGGACTTGGAGCTCCCTGTAGGAAAGACGgtctcccagctggagcaggtgcTAGTGgtgcagcaggatttggggaggCCTTGGATGATAGTCGGCCACTTGGAGCAGGTGTTGGAGGtactgctggtgctggtgcagGGGGACTTGGATCTCCCTATGGAAAGGATGGtctcccagctggggctggttttGGTGGGCCTGGTGCAGGACTTGGAGCTCCCTATGGGAAGGATGGtctcccagctggggctggttttggtggtgttggTGCAGGAGAACTTGGAGCTCCCTATGGGAAGGATGGTCTTCCCATTGGAGCAGGTGTTGGTGGGTCTGGTGGTGCAGGGGGACTTGGTTCTCCCTATGGGAAGGACGGtctcccagctggggctggttttGGTGGGCCTGGTGCAGGACTTGGAGCTCCCTATGGGAAGGATGGtctcccagctggggctggtggaGCTGGTGCAGGTGGACTTGGCAAGGCTTTGTATGGTCCAGATGGTCAGCCACTTGGAGCAGGTGTTGGTGGTGCAGGGGGAGTTCCATCCTATGGAAAGGATGGTCTCCGAGTTGGTGTTGGtgcagggggaggtgggggtCCCTATGGAAAGGATGGTCTCCCAGTTGGAGCTGGTGTTGGTGGTGCAGGCGGAGTTCCATCCTATGGAATGGATGGTCTCCCAGTTGGAGCTGGTGTTGGtgcagggggaggtgggggtCCCTATGGAAAGGATGGTCTCCCAGTTGGAGTAGGTGTCGGTGGTGCAGGCGGAGTTCCATCCTATGGAAAGGATGgtctcccagctggagctggtgctggtggtgcaGGGGCAATTGGGGGTCCCTATGGAAAGGATGGTCTCCCAGttggagctggtgctggtggtgcaGGGGCAATTGGGGGTCCCTATGGAAAGGATGGTCTCCCAGttggagctggtgctggtggtgcaGGGGCAGTTGGGGGTCCCTATGGAAAGGATGGTCTCCCAGttggagctggtgctggtggtgcaGGGGCAATTGGGGGTCCCTATGGAAAGGATGGTCTCCCAGttggagctggtgctggtgtTGGTGGTGCAGGGGCAGTTGGGGGTCCCTATGGAAAGGATGGTCTCCCAGttggagctggtgctggtgtTGGTGGTGCAGGGGCAGTTGGGGGTCCCTATGGAAAGGATGGTCTCCCAGTTagtgctggtgctggtgttgGTGGTGCAGGGGCAGTTGGGGGTCCCTATGGAAAGGATGGTCTCCCAGCTGGAG ctggtgctggtggtgcaGGAGGAGTTCCATCCTATGGAAAGGATGGTCTCCCAGTTagtgctggtgctggtgttgGTGGTGCAGGGGCAGTTGGGGGTCCCTATGGAAAGGATGGTCTCCCAGTTGGAGGTGGTGTTGGTGGTTCAGGAGGAGTTCCATCCTATGGAAAGGATGGTCTCTCAGTTGGTGCTGGTGTTGGTGGGGCTGCTGGtgaaggaggagctggagctccctATGGAAAGGATGGTCTGCCAGCTGGGACTGGTCATGGTGGTGCAGGGGGAGTTGGGGGTCCCTGTGGAAAGGATGGTCTCCtagctggggctgtggcaggagctgctcgtTTTCCTCTTGGAGGTGAGGAAGCCATGGCATCTGGCCATGGCGTGGATGCCAtgctgagcagagctccaggATATGCaggtggggcaggaggagagggcttttccagggaAGGCTCTGCACTGTGGGGTGCAGGGTCTCCCTATGGCAAAGACAGAGGATCGGCTGGAGCCATGGCTGGTGCAGGTGGGGTTGGGAGGTTGGGAGGGGATGAATGGGATTTGGTCCATGGTAAAGGAGGTGTGGGAGGTGCTGGTGGGCCAGGTGGTGAGTATGGGCTGGATGCACATCTTGGCAGACCTTCAAGAGGTGAAACTGGAAAGGGCACTGCCAGTGATGTCAGAGGGCCAGGGAACAAAGGTTCAGCTGGTGACAGAGAGTACCTGTCAGGTCCAGAAGGAGCCAGGAGAGAGGGCAGAGATTTCAGTCAGTTGGGCTCTCTTTATGACACAAATTCTGCCTTTGGAGGGGCAGGGAGTAAATTCCATGACAGATCTGTTGACGGGAGTAGTTCAGGTGGGTTTGGTCAAGGTCCCCTGAGTTATGGCCAGATGCCAGGTCCTCTTGGTGGACCTCCTTCAGCAAACCAGAGAAACCAGGAACCTGACCTGGATCTTAAAGCAAATGATTCCCTGAAGAACACAGAAAGCACAGGACAAAAGAGACAGAGTATCCTGGATAATCTCAAAG TCCCGCGCTGTTACCTCAACAAGCAGCTGGCAACCGTGCGAGTGCTGAAGGGGGATCCAGCTGAGCTGTCCTGCACTGTCAGCAAGGACAACGTGACAGGAGTCTGGTTTAAGGATGGCCTGAAG TTAACAAGCATGGATGGAGTcatctttgaaaagaaaggtCTTGTCCACAAATTGATCATTAACAAAGCTGAAGATATTCATGCTGGGAAATACAGGTTTGAAGGTGGAGATGTAAAAACTGAAGCTTCAATTTTTGTTGAAG ATCCTCCCCGGGTGGACAAAGTCCTCCTCAAGAACTTGAGCAGTGTCCCCACTGTGGCcaaggctggggagggggtgaagCTGCAGATCCCATTCGAGGGTCGGTGGCCCATCAGGGCAGCGTGGCTGAAGgacaggatggagctggggaatgaCACCAGGATCCGTGTGGACAAGACAGACACCTGCACCACACTGTCCATCTCCAGCTGCGACAGGACGGACTGTGGGGATTACAAAGTCAGGCTCAAGAATGACAGTGGTGTCCTGGAGATCAACCTAAAGCTCGTGGTGATAG ACAagccacagcccccagcaggaCCCATCAAAATTGTAGAAAGCTCTGCTGACAACATCACGATCGAATGGAAGCCCCCAAAGGACGATGGGGGCAAACCAGTGCAAAGGTACATCGTGGAGAGGCAGCAGGTGGGCAGGAATGACTGGGAGACTTTGGGAGAAacccccaggagctgcaccagCTTCACCACAAGCAGAGTGGAGGAAGAGATGAGCTACTACTTCAGGGTGAGGGCCATGAATGCCGAGGGAGTGAGCGACGCGCTGGAGTCAGGGGAAGTGAAGGCTGCTGGTAAAG CTTGCCCTGGTGCCCCAGATCCCCCCGAGATCATTAGTGTCAGCAGGGACGCCATCACCATATCGTGGAAAGCTCCTGGTAAAACCGGTGCTTCCCAAATTATGGGATACGTTGTTCAGAAGCGCAAGAAGGGCACTGTGACCTGGCTGCCAGTCACCAACGGGCCTGTCAAAG ACAAGAAGCTGAAGGTGACCAACCTCAAGAAGGGTGTGCAGTATGAGTTCCGTGTGGCAGCTGTCAATactgctggcacaggacagcccAGTGACCCCTCAGAGCCTGCCTTTGCCCGGGACCCCACCA AATCTCCAGGCCAAGTGCAGGACCTTAAAgtgagcagcagtgacagcaccaGTGTCACCTTGACATGGAACAAACCTGAAGTACAAGATGGGATTGAGGTGAAAGGCTACGAGGTGGAGATGAAGCCCTGTAACAGCCTCAGCTGGACCAAGTGCTTCaccctcccagcacagagcacctCGTGCAGGGTCCAGGGCCTGCAGGCTGGGGGGAAGCTGCTCCTGCGCGTCAGGGCCCTCAGCGACAGCGGCCCCGGGGAGGCCTCGGAGCTCGAGGCtcgtgctggagctgctcccgtGG tCTCTCCCAGGTTACTGATAGATGACACAGTGAAAAGCTTCCTGATTATAAAAGCAGGGAATCCCATCCGAGTGAAGATTCCCTTTGAG GGATCTCCTGAGCCAGTGGTGACCTGGTTAAAGGATgggctccccctccccagccggGCTGACGTGAGCACCGAGGATGGAAtcacccagctgctgctcagggcagcagaGTTCTGTGACAGCGGCACCTACACTGTGGAGcttggggatgggctgggggaaagggaaacCTTCAGCTTCCAGGTTCAAGTTAGAG ATATCCCTCAGCCCCCTGGAGCCATCCGGCTGGAGGAGAATGTGCCCAACACAGTGACAGTGACCTGGGACCCCTCAGCATCCGAGCGGTGGGAGAAGAACCTGTATTACACCATCCTGAAGCGGGAATCCCAGAAGGGGCTGTGGCATGTGCTGGGGGACCTGATCTACAACAACAAGTTCACCTTCACCAGGGTGGTCCCAGGCAGGGATTATTACTTCAGGGTCGTGGCAAAAAATGACCTGGGAGCCAGCGATCCATCAGAAACTGTGCAGCCCTGGAGGATCTcgaaaaaaaagg CCGAATTTCAagtgaaagaacagaaatacaGGGGAGTTAACCAGAACCAGCCCCCGAGGTTCCTGGTGCCTCTTAAGTCCCATGTGGTGGTGACGGGCAGCGAGTGTCACATGAGCTGTGCTGTTGGAGGCCACCCTCCCCCAAAAATCACATGGTACAAGGACAGCAGAGACCTCTCCGGAGATCCCAACTACTTCTGCACGAACGACTTTGGAGTCTGCTcgctggtggtgctgggggtCACCAAGCAGGATGAGGGGGAGTACATGGTGGAAGCCAGCAATGGAGTGGGTCGTGCCTTCAGCAGAGCCTTCCTTGCCATCAAAG ACTCCTCCCTGTAG